The sequence below is a genomic window from uncultured Stenotrophomonas sp..
CGAACAGCTGGTGCTGTCGCTGTACTACGAGCAGGAACTGAACCTGAAGGAGATCGGCGCGGTGCTCGGCGTGAGCGAGTCGCGCGTCTGCCAGATCCACGGCCAGGCCATGCTGCGCCTGCGCGGCCGGCTGAAGATTTTCGAGGCGGCCGACGCCGGCCTCGACGAACCATGAAGAGGAACACCCTTTGAACAAGAACATGCGGATCCTGATCGTCGACGACTTCTCGACCATGCGGCGCATCGTCAAGAACCTGCTGGGCGATCTCGGCTTCACCAACACCGCCGAAGCCGAGGACGGTCATGCCGCGCTGGCGTTGCTCAACAGCCAGCCGTTCGACTTCGTGGTCACCGACTGGAACATGCCGGTGATGACCGGCATCGAGCTGCTCAAGGCGATCCGCGCCGACGCCCGGCTCAAGACCCTGCCGGTGCTGATGGTCACCGCCGAGGCCAAGCGCGAGCAGATCATCGAGGCCGCGCAGAACGGCGTGAATGGCTACATCATCAAGCCGTTCACCGCGCAGACCCTGCAGGAGAAGCTGGGCAAGATCTTCGAACGGCTGGGGGCCAGCGCCTGATGAACGCCTCCGCGGGTACCGCAAACGAGAGGGCCCTGCTGGCGCAACGCCTGCAGGATGCGCTGACGGCGCTGGAAAGCGGCGACGAAGCCGGCTGGCGCCGGGAAATTGACGCCCTTGCCGCAGCACGCGAGAAACCGATGGTGGCCGGGTTGGGCCGGCTGGCGCGCGAGCTGGGCAAGCCGATGGCGCAGGTGGCGCGCGAGCTGGGCAAGGCGCTGGGTGAACTGCCGACGCTGCCGTCCGAGGCCGGCGAGCTGACCGACGCCTGTGCGCGCCTGGACCACGTGGTGGCGATGACCGAAAAGGCCACCCACCGCACTCTCGACCTGGCCGAGGAATGCCGCACCCTGACCGCGCACCTGCACGAAGGCACGCTGCCGGCCGAGGAACAGCTGCAGGTGCTGGACCGCATCCGCCACAACCTGACCGAGATCGCCCTGACCCAGAGCTATCAGGACCTGACCGGGCAGATCATCCGCCGCGTGGTCGGCATCGTCCGCCGCGTGCACGAGGGCTTCGCCGCGCTCGGCCTGCCGCCGCCGGAAAACGAGAGCAGCCACGACGGCCTGGCCGGCCCCGCCGTCAGCGGGCTGGACCGCCACGCCGTTTCCCAGAACGACGCCGACGACCTGCTCTCCGACCTGGGGCTGTGATGCCATGAGCGCCTTCGACGAGGACATTGCCGCCGACTTCATCCTCGAGGCCCAGGAAATCCTGGACCGCCTCGGCGAGCAGTTGGTGACGCTGGAACAGGCGCCGCAGGACGGCGACCAGCTCAACGCGGTGTTCCGTGGCTTCCACACGCTCAAGGGCGGTGCCGGCTTCCTCGGCATCAACGCGATGGTCGAGCTGTGCCACGCCGCCGAGGAAACCCTGGGCATGGCACGCTCGGGCAAGGCGGTATTGCAGGCGCACCACTTCGACGCCGCGCAGCAGTCGCTGGACTGGCTGCAGGCCATGCTCGATGCCGTTTCCGCCGGCACCGAACCGGAGCACGCGCCGCCGGCGCTGATTGCCCTGTTCGATGTTGACGCCGTCCCGGTCGCCACCGCGCCGGTGGCCGTCGCAGCCGATGGCGACCTGATCGACGAAGACGAATTCGAGGCCCTGCTCGACCAGTTGCATGGCGGCGGCGCTCCCGGCGCCAAACCGGCCGCCGCAGCGAAGGCCGCCAAGGGCGACGACGAGCTGATCAGCGAGGATGAATTCGAGGCCCTGCTCGACGAACTGCACGGCGGTGCCGCTCCCGGCGCCAAGCCGGCCGCGGCTGCCGCGCCGGTCGCCAAGGCCAAGGCCGGCGACGACCTGATCACCGAAGACGAATTCGAGGCCCTGCTCGACCAGTTGCACGGCGGCGCCGCTCCCGGCGCCAGGCCGGCCACCGCCACTGCGCCGCCACCGGCGCCGCGTGCGGCCGCCACACCCAAACCCGCCACCGCTGCGCCCCCGGCCAAGCCGGCCGTCGAGCCCGAGCACACCGTGCGCGTGGACACCAAGCGGCTGGACGCCATCGTCAACCTGATCGGCGAACTGGTGCTGTCGCGCAACCGGCTCAAGACCCTGCGCATGCGCCTGAAGGACGAGGAACTGGACCGCGCCGTCTCGGTGCTGGACATCGCCACCGCGCGGCTGCAGTCGGCGGTGATGCGCACCCGCATGCAGCCGGTGGGCAAGGTGTTCTCGCGCTTCCCCAAGGTCGCCCGCGACGTCGCCCGCAACCTGAAGAAGGAAGTGGACCTGGAACTGATCGGCGCCGAGACCGAGCTCGACCGCAACCTGGTCGAGGCACTGGCCGACCCGCTGGTGCACCTGGTGCGCAACGCCATCGACCACGGCATCGAGATGCCCGACCTGCGCGAGGCGCAGGGCAAGCCGCGCAGCGGCCACGTGCGCCTGTCCGCCCACCAGGAAGGCGACTACGTCAGCATCGAGGTGCAGGACGACGGTGCCGGCATCGACCCCGAGCGGCTGCGCGCCAAGGCCCGCGAGAAGGGCCTGCTCGACCCCGAGGCCGCCGCCCGCCTGAGCAGCGAGGAATGCCTGCACCTGGTGTTCCTGCCCGGCTTCTCGACCAAGCAGGAGGTCACCGACATCTCCGGCCGCGGCGTCGGCATGGACGTGGTGCAGTCGCGCATCCGCGAACTGAGCGGACAGATCCAGATCCAGTCCGAGCTCGGCCGCGGCAGCCGCTTCCTGATCCGCGTGCCGCTGACCCTGGCGATCCTGCCGACCCTGCTGGTGCAGGCCGGCGAAGACATCTACGCGCTGCCGTTGGCGCGGGTGATGGAAGTGCTGCACGCCCCGCCGGCGTCGCTGGGCTGGTTCGACGGCCGTGCGGTGCTCGACCGCAAGTCGCACACCCTGCCGCTGCTGGACCTGCGCCAGTGGCTGGACGTGGAACCGATGCATGCCAGCCTGCTGACCATCGTCGTGCTGCAGATGGGCGAGGCCCGCTTCGGCCTGGTCGTGGACCAGGTGCGCGGCCGCGAGGAAGTGGTGATCAAGCCGCTGCCCAAGGCCCTGCGCGGGCTCAACGGTTACGCCGGCGCCACTCTGATCGGCGATGGCCGCATGGCGCTGATCCTCGACGTGGACGGCCTGCGCGGCCAGAACTGAACCTTGCAAACCCCCTCTTCTTCCGGAAGAGGGATTGGGGAGAGGGCCGGAGCGAAGCCCCGCGATGTCCGGCAGTGCGAAGCTTCGCCCGCATCCCCACCCGCCCCTTCGGGGCACCTTCTCCCCGAGGGTGAAGGAAACCACCCGTTCAAGTACCCCCTGCAGACGCCGATATTCCTTCAATGGACAGACTCAGCATCATCGGACTTTTCCTTGCCCTGGCCTCGCTGGTCGGCGGCAGCATCCTCAAGGGCGCCGGCCTGTCCTCGCTGTGGTCGCCCGCCGCGTTCGTCATCGTCATCCTCGGCACCATCGCCGCAATCCTGCTGCATACCTCGCCGGCGATCTTCCGCCATGCCTTCCGCATCGTCGGCTGGGTGGTGCGGCCACCGGCCAGCGACCGCCAGCTGCTGATCCGGCAGATCGTGGAATGGAGCAACATCGCCCGCCGCCAGGGCCTGCTGGGGCTGG
It includes:
- the cheY gene encoding chemotaxis regulator transmitting signal to flagellar motor component (Evidence 2a : Function of homologous gene experimentally demonstrated in an other organism; PubMedId : 10731410, 10748173, 11023787, 11359578, 1390767, 1869568, 2689446, 3280143, 3510184, 6090423, 8176739, 8354264, 9437425, 9560203, 9636149, 9687492, 9761838, 9761905; Product type r : regulator), which codes for MNKNMRILIVDDFSTMRRIVKNLLGDLGFTNTAEAEDGHAALALLNSQPFDFVVTDWNMPVMTGIELLKAIRADARLKTLPVLMVTAEAKREQIIEAAQNGVNGYIIKPFTAQTLQEKLGKIFERLGASA
- the cheA gene encoding Signal transduction histidine kinase CheA gives rise to the protein MSAFDEDIAADFILEAQEILDRLGEQLVTLEQAPQDGDQLNAVFRGFHTLKGGAGFLGINAMVELCHAAEETLGMARSGKAVLQAHHFDAAQQSLDWLQAMLDAVSAGTEPEHAPPALIALFDVDAVPVATAPVAVAADGDLIDEDEFEALLDQLHGGGAPGAKPAAAAKAAKGDDELISEDEFEALLDELHGGAAPGAKPAAAAAPVAKAKAGDDLITEDEFEALLDQLHGGAAPGARPATATAPPPAPRAAATPKPATAAPPAKPAVEPEHTVRVDTKRLDAIVNLIGELVLSRNRLKTLRMRLKDEELDRAVSVLDIATARLQSAVMRTRMQPVGKVFSRFPKVARDVARNLKKEVDLELIGAETELDRNLVEALADPLVHLVRNAIDHGIEMPDLREAQGKPRSGHVRLSAHQEGDYVSIEVQDDGAGIDPERLRAKAREKGLLDPEAAARLSSEECLHLVFLPGFSTKQEVTDISGRGVGMDVVQSRIRELSGQIQIQSELGRGSRFLIRVPLTLAILPTLLVQAGEDIYALPLARVMEVLHAPPASLGWFDGRAVLDRKSHTLPLLDLRQWLDVEPMHASLLTIVVLQMGEARFGLVVDQVRGREEVVIKPLPKALRGLNGYAGATLIGDGRMALILDVDGLRGQN
- the cheZ gene encoding Protein phosphatase CheZ; translation: MNASAGTANERALLAQRLQDALTALESGDEAGWRREIDALAAAREKPMVAGLGRLARELGKPMAQVARELGKALGELPTLPSEAGELTDACARLDHVVAMTEKATHRTLDLAEECRTLTAHLHEGTLPAEEQLQVLDRIRHNLTEIALTQSYQDLTGQIIRRVVGIVRRVHEGFAALGLPPPENESSHDGLAGPAVSGLDRHAVSQNDADDLLSDLGL